One Tubulanus polymorphus chromosome 5, tnTubPoly1.2, whole genome shotgun sequence DNA segment encodes these proteins:
- the LOC141905321 gene encoding ceroid-lipofuscinosis neuronal protein 6 homolog — MTIDRDRMYEKGIDENPNSLAIREKEILQKFTKDIKKIQVPPLQFMAAFQWKLWLALMIENWVLDFGRPIAMSYVPLSWSPLNLPNVGDFFHMAYNIFTAFILMKLVKKSSQKLPEFMIQILIITFVMGASIHLVGDSVNHRLTHSGYQLHLSVQDNPIMKELKPKSLVNVFELLYFYDEELGHLMWYIPFFTILTLYFGSSFTSNSSPATLSAGGWSLAIGSALYYWYLVTEGQIFPLFALSLLVMTLIVLYQHHRGHQMDSNGLFLYNTFMMTLVLVSVWVAYLWDDVDLRKKYPGFIYVPEPWAFFSLYYY, encoded by the exons ATGACGATTGATCGTGATAGAATGTACGAAAAAGGAATAGATGAAAATCCAAATTCGTTAGCTATAcgcgaaaaagaaattttacaGAAATTCACCAAAGATATTAAAAAGATACAGGTTCCACCGCTGCAATTTAT GGCTGCATTTCAATGGAAGCTGTGGTTAGCTCTTATGATTGAAAACTGGGTTCTAGATTTTGGAAGACCTATTGCTATG TCCTATGTTCCACTGTCTTGGTCTCCTTTGAACTTGCCGAATGTTGGTGATTTCTTCCATATGGcttataacattttcacagCATTTATTCTAATGAAG TTGGTCAAGAAAAGCTCACAGAAATTGCCCGAGTTTATGATACAAATTCTGATTATAACATTTGTGATGGGCGCTAGTATACATCTGGTCGGTGATTCGGTGAACCATCGTTTAACCCACAGTGGATATCAACTTCATTTATCGGTTCAAGATAACCCGATTATGAAAGAACTCAAGCCGAAATCACTG gtaaatgtatttgaactACTCTATTTTTATGATGAAGAACTTGGACATCTGATGTG GTACATCCCGTTTTTTACGATACTGACACTATACTTTGGCAGCAGTTTTACTTCAAACAGTTCACCGGCAACACTATCAGCAGGTGGTTGGAGCTTAGCTATCGGTAGTGCCTTATATTACTG GTATCTGGTTACTGAAGGACAAATATTTCCCTTATTTGCCTTATCTCTGTTAGTAATGACGCTGATTGTCCTATATCAACACCATCGAGGACACCAGATGGATTCGAACGGATTATTTCTCTACAATACGTTCATGATGACCTTGGTGCTGGTCAGCGTCTGGGTGGCTTATCTATGGGATGATGTAGATCTCAGAAAGAAGTACCCGGGCTTCATTTATGTACCGGAGCCATGGGCTTTCTTCAGCCTTTATTACTATTAG